A window of Benincasa hispida cultivar B227 chromosome 9, ASM972705v1, whole genome shotgun sequence genomic DNA:
TCAATTATTAATGAGgtacaaactaagcctctcaaATCCAATATGGTGACATAAGAAAATTTTGTATTATTCATCAATTAGATtcttattaaataaattcactatgcttttctttttgttaatgGGAAAGTGGTCCATTCTACCAAGCTGTATTTAGAAAACAAATATCTTATAGGAGAAACAAGGGTctattatttattcatttttttatcatttattattttctatcattttttaAGATGGAagtattaaatatttttcttagtgCAATAGGAACTAAAATGCAAAAGAAACctttcacataaaaaaaaaaaaaaaaaaaatccttattgATATCTTTGAAGGCTCAAAAAGGAAGAATTTCAAGCCAAATTTTAGTTTACAAACATTTGTGACATTTGCATGTATGAATGGAAAGAGTGTAAGCAATATTTGAGTTACATAATTCGATGGACTACATATTTCGATTGAATGAAAAGTTAAATGATAAAGGGAACTATCTCAATCACGTTTGAAATCTCCcctctaaataaaataaacccccacaatctaattgatcaaactagattgaaagttctaagacatgcattctaaacacaagaatacaaagaaaaagcataaagcttgaaagaataaatattaaactctaataaaattttattcaaattcaaaatgttCTTCTCAAATGACAAAAGTACATAGGTATTTATACTATCTAAAAAGACAATTTGAAAGGACACAACCTTTCACCTAGTTGATTAGGTTCAATAAAATctcttcaactacatacatgaaCCTCTATAAACGTAAATAGattgttttaaattgttttgattCTTGAAGGGTTGTAACTCTTCATATTTGGAAACTTAACTTGGAAGCAAATCTTTTACTGCTCTAACTCCTCATCATTACCAATTATTTGCTTATAAAAATGATgtcaaatattgatttaataaGTCAAGTTATTAATTCACattcaaattaactttgcaccattaaacttattatatataatattataatttgttAATTCTAGGTGAGAGATGAGTACGTTATTACTCAACTATGTCCAAACGAGACAAAGTAAGATAATCTTTGGTCAAATGATATGAAGATCATGCACTACATTTGATGGCAAAATTCATAGTTCATAATCAATCTTTTTCAAGTGAATAAATAGACATCAAGAAaccactaaaaaaaatatataaataaaaaatataaaaaaaagtaaataataattaataataaaccctaatttccttATTCCATGTTCTAGCACTAGAATATGCTCATAAGTTCCTTAAAAAGTTCGTTATCCATATTATGTTCTTAAAAGCCCTTATCTCAAACCTTCTcaagatttttctttcttcacaaCTTTAAGAAATTTAGTTTGTTAGAATAAAAGTTTCTGAATGTTAGGGACAAATGATTATTGTTATATTTGGAACAGTAGGAATAAATGAAATTCTATAAGTTCTTGATTTGtaaatactaaaataatatatttaaaaatatcaatacTCTTACAATTTTGGAcggtatcaatttaaaccataatcTAATAATGGTATCAATAAGTTTATATGAGACTCAAGTATATAGTATATCAATGAaacccttaaactttcataattgaatcaatttggaCTTTCGATTCAGATTTCCTTTCAAGATTGTTCATGCGTTATTCTAATAGTTCATTGTATTAATCCGACATTTGAAAGTGATGATTcacttttttttagtacaataactATGAGGATGAGAAATCAAACCTTTGAACTCTAAAGAAGAAAGTAATGTCAATTATCGTTGAGCTAAAACTCATTTAAAGTGATTCGCTTACCATTTAACACTTTAATTGAATTACATGTTTCATatgatatttttcaaactaaGTTTGAAGAAGATTGTTAATTGATTCATTACATAATTTTAGGACTTAAATTGATGCAACCCAAAAATTAGGGGTGTAAAGCGAAATTTCTATGAAATGTATGATTAAAAACCTAATTTTAAGTAGCtaaaaatgagtttgaatagGATTAACAAAATCTCTAAGTTGAGGTACGTAAACTTacatattaaataaacaaacacacattttttttattaggttATATGATTCAACTCGTGAATCAAATATATCATAATCTTTTGTTTGCAAACGAATGTCACCATCGAAACGTTGATTTCAATATGATTAAAACTTATTTAACTACTTTTAAATTATGATTAAGCTAAGTAAAGAAAAAGttcatattattgatattttaggctccgtttgataatcattttgttttttgtttttgtttttgaaaattaagcctgtatcattcacatttcttactatgatttgcatctttcttaaatacaatggtcGAACTTTtagccaaaatttaaaaaacaaaaacaattttttttagttctcaaaatccGACTTGATTTTCTAAACCATagatgaaaaatagataacaaaggaagaaaatgGTTATCAAAAGATGTCTAATTATCATTAGTCTAATCATTTATTAATCTTAATAAAGCAGTTGGTGCAACGCTAATtctttttaaacaataaaatctGACGTCCTAGagaaaaaaccaaaaagaaaacatGGCATATTCCTTATCACTTATATTATTGTGctttattgttgttatttaacatactttataaaaacaatgcattttcaaaagtattcataaaaaatttaagttgtttttatttagaATGGTCTAGTCGCTGCATAGTTTAAATTTTGCTAACTCAATTTAGttggtaacaatttagtctccgtactttaaattttgttcaaTTCAATCCATACTCTAgaaattaagattaaaatttaatgaaatttattgcATAAATATACTGATAGACTGAATAATTCTATAAAATGCAAAATCTAcaccataaaataataaaaattagcaTCTATTTTTTACGATTTTCTTAACAttaagactaaattattacaaaattaaaattacatagACTTtcgttatgaattttaaattcaGGACAATAACTTTCCTAAGATCTTTGGAAccaaaagttaaaaagaaaaaaaacagaatcacaattttaagaaacaaaataactaaaaaccTAAGCCACCTTTGACAAAATATTTGGTTTTTGCTTTTAATCTATGAAAATTATACTTTTCTTCTTACACTTTcatggttttcatttttattatttaaacatattaattcttaccaaaatttaaaataaaaatgagttttcaaaactatttttttttagtttccacATTTtgatttactttttaaaaaccaTCTTTAAAAATAGATAACGAAAAAAATGCTACgtggaataaatatttattacttaatattttaaaatgaaaaaaaaaataaaaaatacgaCTATTAAACGGATCTAAACAATGAGAGATTAGatcttaaaacataaaataagaaggtacttttgtaaaaatagcaatcaaatctaaaatattgataaatataatacaatGTAGAATAATTCGtaatgtaacaaaaaaaaacagcTCTAATGAGAGTCTATTGTTAATAAGAATATATGAAcgatatatatttttctatatttacaattttaaagaaatattactatagtcttaattattattttttaaaacatgctATCGAATGCAATCACCAATagaaaattagataaaaaaacgtttttctttaaataaaaacaaaaaaaaggagagagtgGGCCAACGGAAAGGGCCCACGAGAAGTGGCACGCGGCATAACAAGAGAAACCCTAATATTCAAACTCTCTGTCCGAATCATttttctcaacctcttcctcctcctccttcttcttcttcttcttcaccaaCACTCTCTGAGTTACACTCCATTTTCAGAATCAAACCCTTCCATTTTCAGCTTACACTATCTCACATTCAGACCTCTCAcccttttcttctccttttctcattccttcttttccttcttttgtttctctccctctctttctCTCCGACGCCTTCAACATTTCTGTTGCAAGCTCTTGGAGTGTGGCTGAGAGATGGTTCACTGTTTGATTCCCTCTCAATCTCTCACCGCCAACTCCATTTTGTCTCGATCCTCCTCCATTTCTCGTTCTTCCGCTCCCTGTTTCTCCAATCTCATCCATGCCAGGTGTTTTTCTTTCACTACCACAGTTGGATCAACTTCGCTCAAGATTCATCCATGGCAGGACCGGCTTTCTCCGTTTGGGAAGCTGTACTGCCCAAAGGGTTTGGTTCGATGCAACAAAAACGGCGAGAAGACGATCACAGAGAGTAAAGGTGGGAAAATTGGGAAGAGAACTGATTTGAAGAAGATTTTGATTCTTGGTGCAGGCCCCATTGTGATTGGGCAGGCTTGTGAGTTTGATTATTCTGGTACTCAAGCTTGCAAGGCGTTGAAAGAAGAGGGATATGAAGTTGTGTTGATTAATTCCAATCCGGCTACGATCATGACGGACCCGGACTTGGCTGATAGAACTTATGTTACTCCCATGACACCAGAACTTGTTGAGAAAGTGCTTGAGAAAGAACGCCCTGATGCTCTCTTGCCCACTATGGGTGGCCAGACTGCGTTAAATTTGGCGGTTGCTTTAGCTGAAAGTGGTGCGCTGGAGAAATATGGGATCGAGTTGATTGGAGCGAAGCTTGAGGCAATAAAGAAAGCTGAAGACAGGGAGTTGTTTAAACAGGCTATGAAGAACATTGGGATTAAGACACCACCTTCTGGGATTGGGACTACGCTTGAGGAATGTGTTGAAATTGCTGGTGAGATTGGAGAATTCCCTTTGATCATTAGACCTGCTTTTACGTTGGGGGGAACTGGAGGTGGGATTGCTTACAATAAGGAGGAATTTGAGTCTATTTGTAAGGCGGGTTTAGCGGCGAGTTTGACGTCTCAGGTTCTGGTGGAGAAATCTTTGCTGGGTTGGAAGGAGTATGAGCTTGAGGTTATGAGGGATCTTGCTGACAACGTGGTAATCATTTGCTCCATTGAGAATATTGATCCCATGGGAGTTCATACTGGGGATTCCATAACTGTGGCACCTGCTCAAACTTTGACTGATAAAGAGTATCAGCGGCTGAGGGATTATTCCATTGCTATCATTAGGGAAATCGGTGTTGAGTGTGGTGGTTCAAATGTGCAATTTGCTGTCAATCCAGCTGATGGTGAGGTGATGGTGATTGAAATGAACCCGAGAGTTTCAAGGTCCTCTGCTTTGGCTTCCAAGGCGACGGGTTTTCCAATAGCGAAGATGGCTGCAAAATTGTCTGTTGGTTATTCATTGGATCAGATTCCGAATGACATAACCAAGAAAACGCCTGCTAGTTTTGAGCCTTCAATCGATTACGTGGTGACAAAGGCAAGTttcttattgtttttatttattttctttttacgtgagatttgtttgctattttttttagcGGTTTTGGAATTGAAATTAATGGCATATTGGTACATGGATTAAACTATATTTACAGAACATATGATACTGGAAGGTTTAGCATGGAGTTGACTTGTGATTCATTTTAAACTTCAACTTTGTCCAAAGTACATACTTCTACCTAGTCGTGGAACATGATTAGTTGAGCTCTTTCCTTGTGTAATCAACTGATAGTAACAGAGTTCGTGTGTTCCAAATTCGAATTAGTTAGTTGGTGTATAAAGAATACAATTTTTTACGGTTTTATAAATATTGGGCATATTATAGATGAGATTTTGAGTATGCATATTCTTCCATGGTAaccaatttccttcaaatttaTTGTCCTTGCCTTAATTTCGAGCATATTCATTTTAAGAAAGTTTGATATATGTATATGATTATTACAGCATTGCTATATCTTCTTGTTAGCTTACTTGATGACAGTTGATACTTTGTACATGTTTAGTCTTCGATAATAGTGGCCCTGCTTTCTCCCTAAATTTATATCTCTCTTCTTCCTTGTAATAagttttctgattttttttttttttttttttttttttttttttttttttttttttttttttttttttttgcagattCCTAGATTTGCTTTTGAAAAGTTCCCAGGTTCTCAACCAATATTGACGACTCAAATGAAATCAGTTGGTGAAGCTATGGCTCTTGGCCGCACTTTCCAAGAATCCTTTCAAAAAGCTGTAAGATCATTGGAATGTGGCTACTCTGGATGGGGTTGTGAACCCATTAAACAACTCGATTGGGATTGGGAACAATTGAAGTATAGCCTCCGAGTTCCTAATCCAGATCGCATTCATGCTATATATGCTGCAATGAAGAAGGGAATGAAACTGGATGATATTCACGAGCTGAGTTACCTTGACAAGTGGTTTCTTACTCAGTTAAAGGAGTTGGTGGATGTGGAGCAATACCTCTTGGCTCAAAGCTTATCTAACCTGACAAAGGAAGATTTCTATGAAGTGAAAAAGAGAGGTTTCAGTGACAAGCAGATAGCATTTGCGACTAAATCAACTGAGACGGAGGTGCGCTCTAAGAGAATATCCTTGGGTGTCCTCCCAGCTTATAAGCGGGTGGATACATGTGCTGCAGAATTTGAGGCAAATACCCCTTATATGTATTCTTCTTATGATTTTGAATGTGAATCAGCCCCAACTCAAAAGAAAAAGGTCTTGATATTGGGTGGTGGTCCAAACCGTATTGGTCAGGGTATTGAATTTGACTACTGTTGCTGCCATACATCATTTGCTCTACAGGTTtgtattcttttttaaataattgaaacATGCTTATGAGTTAACTGGTACAGTTTATGAAGTTTATCTTCTTGCAACCTTTTTCAGTATAACCTCATGTTTACCGTATTTACTGGTCACTAGTTATCTAGTGTTGACTTGATTCCATCTGATGCAATCTTATATTATTAGGTTATTATGATTAATACTGTAAGCACTGTGCTGAATATCATACTTTTTATCATGTACGATGGATGGTTATTCTTAAACCTAGCTTGTAACTAACTTCTTGTTTGTACAGGATGCTGGGTATGAGACAATCATGATGAACTCAAATCCTGAAACAGTGTCAACAGATTATGATACAAGTGATCGTCTGTACTTTGAACCCTTGACAGTTGAAGATGTTTTTAACGTTATTGATTTGGAACGTCCAGACGGCATCATTGTGCAATTTGGAGGTCAAACACCATTAAAATTGGCTCTCCCCATACAGCGGTATTTAGATGAGAACAAGCTCAAATCTGCCACTGGTGGACATGTTCGCATATGGGGAACTTCTCCAGATTCCATAGATGCGGCTGAAGACAGAGAAAGGTTCAATGCAATCCTTAACGAGTTAAAGATAGAACAACCAAGAGGGGGCATTGCCAAGAGTGAAGCAGATGCACTCTCCATTGCTAAGGATATAGGATACCCAGTTGTTGTCCGACCTTCTTATGTTCTAGGTGGTCGGGCAATGGAAATTGTGTACAGCGATGACAAACTAGTGACTTACCTTGAAAATGCTGTGGAAGTGGATCCAGAACGTCCTGTATTAGTCGACAAATATCTATCAGATGCTATTGAAATTGATGTTGATGCATTAGCTGATTCACATGGGAATGTGACAATTGGTGGGATAATGGAACATATTGAGTTGGCTGGTGTCCATTCGGGTGACTCGGCTTGTTCACTCCCAACGAAAACAATTCCATCCTCTTGCCTCGAAACTATCAGGAATTGGACAACAAAGTTGGCGAAGAGGCTAAATGTCTGTGGGCTTATGAACTGTCAGTATGCGATCACTATGGCAGGGGAGGTTTTCTTGCTAGAGGCAAATCCACGTGCTTCCCGTACGGTCCCATTTGTATCTAAAGCCATTGGGCACCCATTAGCTAAGTATGCTTCACTTGTTATGTCCGGGAAGTCTCTATATGAGCTTGGCTTCACAAAAGAGGTCATCCCCAAACACGTGTCCGTGAAGGAAGCTGTCCTTCCCTTTGAGAAGTTCCAAGGCAGCGATGTGCTATTGGGGCCTGAGATGAGAAGCACTGGTGAGGTTATGGGTCTTGATTTCCAGTTTCCTATTGCATTTGCAAAAGCTCAAATTGCTGCAGGGAATAAGTTACCACTTTCTGGAACTCTGTTCCTCAGTTTGAATGACTTGACAAAGCCCCACCTTTCCAAAATAGCCAAGGCATTCTTAGAGATTGGATTCAGCATCACTGCAACGTCTGGAACTGCCCACGTTCTTGAATTGGAAGGCCTTCCTGTCGAGCGAGTACTGAAGCTGCATGAGGGACGGCCTCATGCTGGTGACATACTTGCTAATGGACAGATTCAGTTGATGATAATCACTAGTTCTGGCGATGATCTTGATCAGATTGATGGACGTCATTTGAGGAGGATGGCTCTTGCATACAAAGTACCTATAATAACAACGGTTGCTGGAGCATTGGCAACTGCCGAAGCCATAAAGAGCCTGAAGGCAAGTTCCGTTTCAATGATCCCTCTTCAGGACTTCTTTGTCGAGACTAAAAGTGGTAGTCAAAAGGACTTGCAGTCGGCCTCTATATGATTCTGCTGTATATACACATTTGTAAGTCTTTATActtatatacatttttcatctAAACTTGTAAGTTTGCATCTGATTTAGTCCTAGAACTTTAAAAAACCTCTAAGAAGTCTCTAAACTTTCCTCAACCTCCAAATTTGCCCATTATGTCTTTGAAATGTTTGAAACTTGTATAAACTAGCTGATCTATGAAGCtgtaaacttttaaatttgtctaGTAGGTCtatgacatttaaaaatatgttgAATAGGTGGGAGATCCATTAGACACGTTCTACAAcacaattaaaagtttaaggactagtAAActgtttttaaagtttaggatCTATTAGTTCCTGGAATTTAacttattagttatcttttgTTTGGCCTGCCTGTGATTCATTCTGTTTTGCCTTATGTTCTTCCCAGGTTCTCAAAGTTCGGCTTTTTGCTAGTCTTATGTAAGCTTATGATAACAAATTTTACAAGTGACAACGACGGCGACTGTTTTGGTTTGGACTTAAAACTTgtaatataattaacatttataattTGTACAACTATATTTCATGTTGTTGGTATCTTCCCACATCAAGGCTTTGGAGAAATATATCTTTCAAATGTCTCCACTGTGGGCATGCAGTAGTAATGGTGGTGCCTAGTCCTCCACTTCAATGGAGATATGAATCTACTGCCCCCCTTGATTGTGAAGCAGCCTCCATATATGAATGCTTTGGAgaaacattttcaaataaagatt
This region includes:
- the LOC120086592 gene encoding carbamoyl-phosphate synthase large chain, chloroplastic, translated to MVHCLIPSQSLTANSILSRSSSISRSSAPCFSNLIHARCFSFTTTVGSTSLKIHPWQDRLSPFGKLYCPKGLVRCNKNGEKTITESKGGKIGKRTDLKKILILGAGPIVIGQACEFDYSGTQACKALKEEGYEVVLINSNPATIMTDPDLADRTYVTPMTPELVEKVLEKERPDALLPTMGGQTALNLAVALAESGALEKYGIELIGAKLEAIKKAEDRELFKQAMKNIGIKTPPSGIGTTLEECVEIAGEIGEFPLIIRPAFTLGGTGGGIAYNKEEFESICKAGLAASLTSQVLVEKSLLGWKEYELEVMRDLADNVVIICSIENIDPMGVHTGDSITVAPAQTLTDKEYQRLRDYSIAIIREIGVECGGSNVQFAVNPADGEVMVIEMNPRVSRSSALASKATGFPIAKMAAKLSVGYSLDQIPNDITKKTPASFEPSIDYVVTKIPRFAFEKFPGSQPILTTQMKSVGEAMALGRTFQESFQKAVRSLECGYSGWGCEPIKQLDWDWEQLKYSLRVPNPDRIHAIYAAMKKGMKLDDIHELSYLDKWFLTQLKELVDVEQYLLAQSLSNLTKEDFYEVKKRGFSDKQIAFATKSTETEVRSKRISLGVLPAYKRVDTCAAEFEANTPYMYSSYDFECESAPTQKKKVLILGGGPNRIGQGIEFDYCCCHTSFALQDAGYETIMMNSNPETVSTDYDTSDRLYFEPLTVEDVFNVIDLERPDGIIVQFGGQTPLKLALPIQRYLDENKLKSATGGHVRIWGTSPDSIDAAEDRERFNAILNELKIEQPRGGIAKSEADALSIAKDIGYPVVVRPSYVLGGRAMEIVYSDDKLVTYLENAVEVDPERPVLVDKYLSDAIEIDVDALADSHGNVTIGGIMEHIELAGVHSGDSACSLPTKTIPSSCLETIRNWTTKLAKRLNVCGLMNCQYAITMAGEVFLLEANPRASRTVPFVSKAIGHPLAKYASLVMSGKSLYELGFTKEVIPKHVSVKEAVLPFEKFQGSDVLLGPEMRSTGEVMGLDFQFPIAFAKAQIAAGNKLPLSGTLFLSLNDLTKPHLSKIAKAFLEIGFSITATSGTAHVLELEGLPVERVLKLHEGRPHAGDILANGQIQLMIITSSGDDLDQIDGRHLRRMALAYKVPIITTVAGALATAEAIKSLKASSVSMIPLQDFFVETKSGSQKDLQSASI